A genomic region of Enterobacter hormaechei ATCC 49162 contains the following coding sequences:
- the dprA gene encoding DNA-protecting protein DprA — MTPTEIWLRLINIGSLYGDAMLDTAQRLLRQATVDAEAVKEAGLSAKHAVKFFSFRESELERSLEWLEHTDNHLITADDPRFPPLLRTIPDFPGALFVRGRVDVLNSMQLAVVGSRAPSWYGERWGKMLSEQLSQCGFTITSGLACGIDGVAHHAALSAKGRSVAVLGNGLFSIYPRRHHILAEQLIASEGAIVSEFSLSSPPRPGNFPRRNRIISGLSQGVLVVEAAIRSGSLVTARCALEQGREVFALPGPLGNPGCEGPHWLIKQGATLVTCKEDILENLQYGLHWLQDDRQKRHISSDQEAVALPFPKLLANVGDEVTPVDVVAERAGQPVPVTVAQLLELELAGWIAAVPGGYVRLRRACHVRRTDVFV; from the coding sequence ATGACGCCCACAGAGATATGGTTACGGCTTATAAACATCGGATCGTTATACGGTGATGCGATGCTGGACACCGCTCAGCGGTTGCTTCGCCAGGCGACCGTTGATGCTGAAGCTGTCAAAGAGGCAGGTCTTTCGGCCAAACATGCCGTAAAGTTTTTCTCATTCCGGGAGAGTGAGCTTGAACGAAGTCTGGAATGGCTGGAACACACGGACAACCATCTAATCACGGCTGATGATCCTCGCTTTCCGCCATTATTGCGTACTATTCCTGATTTTCCCGGGGCGCTATTTGTGCGAGGCCGCGTTGACGTACTTAATAGCATGCAGCTTGCGGTTGTGGGCAGCCGTGCGCCCTCGTGGTACGGCGAGCGTTGGGGGAAAATGCTGAGTGAACAGTTGTCCCAATGTGGCTTCACGATCACCAGTGGCCTGGCTTGCGGCATCGATGGCGTGGCTCATCATGCGGCGCTGTCAGCAAAAGGGCGAAGCGTTGCTGTGCTTGGCAATGGTCTTTTTAGTATCTACCCGCGTCGTCATCACATTCTGGCTGAGCAACTTATCGCTTCAGAGGGAGCGATAGTGTCTGAGTTTTCACTCTCATCACCGCCCAGACCGGGTAACTTTCCACGGCGTAACCGGATCATCAGCGGATTAAGCCAGGGCGTGCTGGTGGTTGAAGCTGCCATTCGGAGTGGATCGCTGGTTACCGCAAGGTGCGCGCTGGAGCAGGGGCGTGAAGTTTTTGCGCTGCCCGGCCCGTTGGGGAACCCTGGCTGCGAAGGTCCTCACTGGCTGATAAAACAGGGGGCGACGCTGGTGACCTGTAAAGAGGATATCCTGGAAAATTTGCAGTATGGATTGCATTGGTTGCAGGATGATCGCCAAAAGCGACATATTTCATCGGATCAGGAGGCAGTAGCATTGCCATTTCCCAAGCTCCTGGCTAACGTAGGAGATGAGGTAACACCTGTTGACGTTGTCGCTGAACGTGCCGGCCAACCTGTGCCAGTAACGGTAGCACAGCTACTCGAACTGGAGTTAGCAGGGTGGATCGCAGCTGTACCCGGCGGCTATGTCCGATTAAGGAGGGCATGCCATGTTCGACGTACTGATGTATTTGTTTGA
- the smg gene encoding DUF494 family protein Smg: MFDVLMYLFETYIHNEAEMQVDQDKLTRDLTDAGFEREDIYNALMWLDKLADYQDGLAEPMQLASDPLSVRIYTAEECERLDASCRGFILFLEQIQVLNLETREMVIERVMALDTAEFELEDLKWVILMVLFNIPGCENAYQQMEELLFEVNEGMLH, from the coding sequence ATGTTCGACGTACTGATGTATTTGTTTGAGACTTACATCCACAACGAAGCAGAAATGCAGGTGGATCAGGACAAATTAACACGGGATCTGACCGACGCAGGTTTTGAGCGGGAAGATATCTATAATGCGTTGATGTGGCTGGATAAGTTGGCTGATTATCAGGACGGCCTCGCCGAACCGATGCAGCTTGCTTCTGACCCATTGTCAGTGCGCATCTATACAGCTGAAGAGTGTGAAAGGCTGGATGCCAGCTGCCGGGGATTCATTTTATTCCTCGAGCAGATTCAGGTGCTAAACCTCGAAACGAGAGAGATGGTGATAGAGCGCGTCATGGCGCTGGATACTGCTGAGTTTGAACTGGAGGATCTGAAATGGGTGATCCTGATGGTTCTGTTCAACATTCCGGGCTGTGAAAATGCCTATCAGCAAATGGAAGAATTACTCTTTGAAGTGAATGAAGGTATGCTGCATTAA
- a CDS encoding DNA topoisomerase family protein, with translation MAKSALFTVHKNEPCPQCGAELVIRSGKHGPFLGCSHYPECDYVRPLKSQADGHIVKILEGQLCPFCGGELALRQGRFGMFIGCSRYPECEHTEQIDKPDETAIACPQCQRGQLVQRRSRYGKTFHSCDRYPECQFVINFKPVAGVCPHCDYPLLIEKKTAQGLKRFCASKQCGKPVSAD, from the coding sequence ATGGCCAAATCAGCACTCTTTACGGTGCATAAAAACGAGCCCTGCCCACAGTGTGGGGCTGAACTTGTCATTCGGTCCGGGAAACACGGTCCGTTTCTCGGTTGTTCACACTATCCGGAATGTGATTATGTCCGTCCCCTGAAAAGCCAGGCGGACGGACATATCGTCAAAATTCTGGAGGGACAGCTTTGTCCCTTCTGTGGCGGTGAACTGGCACTGCGTCAGGGACGTTTCGGGATGTTTATCGGATGCAGCCGCTATCCGGAATGTGAGCATACGGAACAAATTGACAAGCCAGATGAAACGGCAATTGCCTGCCCTCAGTGTCAGCGTGGTCAACTGGTGCAGCGCCGCTCTCGTTATGGCAAGACCTTCCATTCGTGCGATCGCTATCCTGAATGCCAGTTCGTTATCAATTTCAAGCCAGTAGCGGGCGTCTGCCCTCATTGCGATTATCCGTTACTTATAGAAAAGAAAACCGCGCAAGGCTTGAAACGCTTTTGCGCCAGTAAACAATGTGGAAAGCCGGTTTCGGCGGATTAA
- the tsaC gene encoding L-threonylcarbamoyladenylate synthase type 1 TsaC, whose product MNNNLPSGSIAQAVETLKKEEVIAYPTEAVFGVGCDPDSEVAVNRLLALKQRPVEKGLILIAASYEQLKPYIDDSMLTPAQRETIFSAWPGPVTFVFPAQPTTPRWLTGRFDSLAVRVTDHPLVVELCQAFGKPLVSTSANLTGLPPCRTTEEVLAQFGNDFPVAVGETGGRLNPSEIRDALTGERFRQG is encoded by the coding sequence GTGAATAATAACCTGCCATCAGGCTCCATCGCGCAGGCGGTGGAAACCCTGAAAAAAGAAGAAGTCATCGCCTATCCAACAGAAGCTGTTTTCGGGGTCGGGTGCGATCCTGACAGCGAAGTCGCCGTTAACCGTCTGTTGGCGCTAAAACAGCGACCTGTCGAAAAGGGATTGATTTTGATTGCTGCGAGCTACGAGCAGCTTAAGCCTTATATTGATGATTCCATGCTGACACCTGCACAGCGGGAAACCATTTTCTCTGCGTGGCCAGGTCCCGTGACGTTTGTTTTCCCGGCACAACCGACAACGCCGCGCTGGTTAACCGGGCGTTTCGATTCACTCGCGGTACGTGTCACCGACCATCCGCTGGTGGTGGAGTTATGCCAGGCATTTGGTAAACCCCTGGTTTCAACCAGCGCCAACCTGACCGGGCTTCCCCCTTGTCGGACAACCGAAGAAGTTCTGGCGCAGTTCGGAAATGATTTTCCGGTAGCCGTGGGTGAAACCGGGGGGCGTCTTAACCCGTCAGAAATTCGCGATGCTTTGACCGGCGAACGTTTTCGCCAGGGATAA
- the aroE gene encoding shikimate dehydrogenase has protein sequence METYAVFGNPIAHSKSPLIHQLFAEQLQIDHPYGRVLAPVDAFIPTLNSFFDAGGKGANVTVPFKEEAFGYADELTERASLAGAVNTLKRLEDGRLLGDNTDGIGLLSDLERLSFIKPGFRILLIGAGGASRGVLLPLLSLDCAVTITNRTFSRAEELAALFAHTGSVTAVALDDLAGHEFDLVINATSSGINGEIPAIPASLIHSHIFAYDMFYQKGKTPFLTWCEQQGAKHLADGLGMLVGQAAHAVLLWHGVLPSVEPVIEKLKQELTA, from the coding sequence ATGGAAACCTATGCTGTTTTTGGTAACCCGATCGCGCACAGCAAGTCGCCTTTGATCCATCAGCTATTTGCAGAGCAATTGCAGATAGATCACCCGTATGGTCGGGTTCTTGCGCCTGTTGATGCATTTATACCGACGCTGAATAGCTTTTTTGATGCGGGTGGTAAAGGTGCGAACGTCACGGTGCCTTTTAAAGAAGAGGCTTTTGGGTATGCGGATGAACTGACCGAGCGTGCGTCGCTCGCTGGTGCCGTCAATACACTTAAGCGGCTTGAAGATGGTCGCCTTCTGGGCGATAACACCGATGGTATTGGTTTACTCAGCGATCTGGAGCGACTGTCGTTTATTAAACCAGGCTTTCGGATCCTGCTGATCGGTGCGGGTGGCGCGTCGCGCGGCGTATTGCTTCCTCTTCTTTCGCTGGATTGTGCGGTGACAATCACCAACCGTACTTTCTCCAGAGCAGAAGAGCTGGCGGCGTTGTTCGCACATACAGGTAGCGTAACTGCGGTAGCACTTGACGATCTCGCGGGTCACGAGTTTGACCTTGTGATTAATGCCACCTCCAGCGGAATTAATGGAGAAATCCCGGCGATTCCCGCCTCCCTGATTCATTCCCATATCTTCGCCTATGACATGTTTTACCAAAAAGGGAAGACGCCATTCCTGACCTGGTGCGAACAACAGGGGGCAAAACATCTGGCTGATGGTCTGGGCATGCTGGTGGGACAGGCGGCTCATGCGGTGTTACTCTGGCATGGCGTGTTACCCTCTGTAGAACCGGTGATCGAAAAACTGAAACAGGAACTGACGGCGTGA
- a CDS encoding DUF1488 domain-containing protein, whose translation MNQAIHFPDREIWDENKQAVCFPVLVHGMQLTCAIKRETLLQRFGGSDPLAVFCENRWDLEEEASDLIRDQQEDDQGWVWLS comes from the coding sequence GTGAATCAGGCGATTCATTTTCCCGACAGAGAAATCTGGGATGAGAACAAGCAAGCGGTTTGTTTCCCGGTGCTGGTGCATGGAATGCAGTTAACCTGTGCGATTAAACGGGAAACGCTGCTCCAGCGCTTTGGTGGTTCAGATCCGTTAGCGGTCTTTTGCGAAAATCGCTGGGATCTGGAAGAGGAAGCCAGCGATTTGATCCGCGATCAGCAGGAAGACGATCAGGGCTGGGTCTGGTTATCCTGA
- a CDS encoding gamma carbonic anhydrase family protein, with the protein MFAVLRPYKDLFPQKGDRVMIDASSVVIGDVRMADDVSIWPLVAIRGDVNYVAIGARTNIQDGSVLHVTHKSSYNPEGNPLIIGEDVTVGHKVMLHGCTIGNRVLVGMGSILLDGVIVEDDVMIGAGSLVPQNKRLESGYLYLGSPVKQIRPLKEAEIEGLKYSANNYVKWKNDYLDQDNQTQP; encoded by the coding sequence ATGTTTGCAGTATTACGTCCTTATAAAGATCTGTTCCCCCAAAAAGGCGATCGCGTGATGATCGATGCCAGCAGCGTAGTCATTGGCGATGTCCGAATGGCCGATGATGTCAGCATCTGGCCACTCGTCGCGATTAGGGGCGATGTGAACTACGTTGCAATCGGTGCTCGCACCAATATTCAGGACGGCAGCGTGCTGCATGTGACTCATAAGTCATCTTATAACCCTGAGGGCAATCCGCTCATCATTGGGGAAGATGTTACTGTCGGTCATAAAGTGATGCTCCACGGCTGCACGATCGGTAACAGGGTTCTCGTTGGGATGGGATCGATTTTGCTGGATGGCGTCATAGTAGAAGATGACGTAATGATTGGCGCAGGAAGCCTCGTTCCGCAAAACAAACGCCTGGAAAGTGGCTATCTCTATTTAGGCAGCCCGGTTAAACAGATCCGCCCCTTAAAAGAGGCGGAGATCGAAGGATTGAAATACTCAGCGAACAACTACGTTAAATGGAAGAATGATTATCTGGATCAGGATAACCAGACCCAGCCCTGA